In Apium graveolens cultivar Ventura chromosome 10, ASM990537v1, whole genome shotgun sequence, the following are encoded in one genomic region:
- the LOC141693330 gene encoding uncharacterized protein LOC141693330, whose product MKMRIEDDTISGVTQAANGNIHKLDMEDELAGFSSCSSSSISLGGRAIDRCNPIIRDAARLGKVVQLTTASTRPPTSPQPTTISKHHNKNIAENMTDIHQTKKTTTAIKSCLKKGNNITIAANDAQKIVNKTCSKAVAGSEEISVNSTSPGDSSRYLLTTSSINHMSSFLYSRRFDPLLTMVEQSPSTSSSPSQPTLSPPSPAASDNQVVVLRVSLHCKGCERKMRKHISKMKGVRSFNIDFAAKKLTVVGDVTPLSVLASVSKVKKAQLLTPPLVSSSPIPSCSKLSASFSKDKAILV is encoded by the exons ATGAAAATGAGAATAGAAGATGATACCATATCAGGTGTTACCCAAGCTGCAAATGGTAACATACATAAACTTGATATGGAAGATGAATTAGCAGGTTTCTCATCCTGTTCATCCAGCTCCATCTCTCTGGGCGGCAGAGCTATAGACCGCTGCAATCCCATAATCCGAGACGCGGCAAGACTTGGCAAAGTAGTGCAGCTGACCACTGCTAGTACTAGACCACCTACCTCtcctcaaccaaccacaatttCTAAACACCACAACAAAAATATTGCAGAAAACATGACTGATATACATCAAACCAAGAAGACTACTACTGCAATAAAATCTTGTTTAAAGAAAGGTAACAACATTACTATTGCTGCAAATGATGCTCAGAAAATAGTAAACAAGACTTGTAGTAAGGCTGTTGCAGGTAGTGAGGAGATTAGTGTGAATAGTACTAGTCCCGGTGATTCATCAAGGTACTTGTTGACAACCAGTAGTATTAACCATATGAGTTCATTCTTATACTCGCGTCGTTTTGATCCCCTCTTGACTATGGTGGAACAATCTCCTTCTACCTCTTCTTCTCCGTCTCAACCAACCCTCTCTCCCCCTTCCCCTGCAGCTTCTGATAACCAG GTAGTGGTATTACGAGTGTCTCTCCACTGCAAAGGATGCGAGAGAAAAATGAGGAAACATATCTCCAAAATGAAAG GAGTGAGATCTTTCAACATAGATTTTGCGGCAAAGAAGTTGACAGTAGTTGGAGATGTGACGCCCCTGTCCGTACTAGCTAGTGTGTCCAAAGTGAAAAAGGCTCAACTGTTGACACCACCACTAGTGTCCTCTTCCCCTATTCCTTCTTGCTCAAAATTATCCGCATCATTTAGTAAAGACAAAGCGATTCTAGTATGA
- the LOC141693329 gene encoding protein SLOW GREEN 1, chloroplastic-like: METSFSKLTHSISPLSLHHHRPSLSPSISCLSFKLSPSKSPSFFKPQLIKTPSLSISSSLSNHPIATPKSPNSHTLSPFKTALVAVTVTAAIILAKFSLKPAIAAPVSTPVNTVEEEVISDEDREKNLEEYLSSHEDDVEALKTLLEIRIKNKKVEGATEIIDKLMVLEPEDKEWPLLKSHMYCYSGEVELAKKGFNEILDKDPLRVEAYHGLVMVASQDEAKSSTELEDVEKRIRKGAEMVKKGNKKGEFRDFMLLLAQVQVFQGNFGDALEIYKNLVKEEPRDFRPYLCLSIIYSLMGKKDEAEKNFQKYRRLVPEGHPYAQYFDHNLSATKLFSQKVENERRRANV; encoded by the coding sequence ATGGAAACATCTTTCTCCAAGCTCACCCACTCCATCTCTCCTCTCTCACTCCATCACCACCGTCCATCTCTCTCCCCTTCCATTTCATGTCTCTCCTTTAAACTCTCCCCTTCAAAATCGCCATCATTTTTCAAACCCCAATTAATAAAAACACCATCTTTATCTATATCATCTTCATTGTCTAATCACCCAATTGCCACACCCAAATCTCCCAATTCACACACATTGTCTCCTTTTAAAACAGCCCTCGTTGCTGTTACGGTCACTGCTGCGATTATTCTAGCTAAATTTAGTCTAAAACCTGCCATTGCTGCTCCTGTATCAACACCCGTAAACACGGTTGAAGAAGAGGTTATTTCTGATGAAGATAGGGAGAAGAATCTTGAAGAGTACTTAAGTTCTCatgaggatgatgttgaagcttTGAAAACTTTGTTGGAGATTAGGATCAAGAACAAGAAAGTTGAAGGAGCTACTGAAATTATCGATAAGTTGATGGTTCTAGAGCCTGAAGATAAAGAATGGCCTTTGCTGAAATCACATATGTATTGTTATAGTGGAGAGGTTGAATTGGCTAAGAAAGGGTTTAATGAGATATTGGATAAGGACCCTTTACGTGTCGAGGCGTATCATGGGTTAGTGATGGTTGCTTCACAGGATGAGGCGAAATCCTCGACTGAATTGGAAGATGTTGAGAAAAGGATTAGGAAAGGAGCTGAGATGGTGAAGAAAGGAAATAAGAAAGGGGAGTTTAGGGATTTTATGCTTTTGTTGGCACAAGTTCAGGTTTTTCAAGGGAATTTCGGGGATGCGTTGGAGATTTATAAGAATCTTGTCAAGGAAGAGCCAAGGGATTTTCGACCTTATTTGTGTCTAAGTATAATATATAGTTTAATGGGAAAGAAAGATGAGGCTGAgaagaattttcagaagtatagGAGGCTAGTTCCTGAAGGACACCCTTATGCACAGTATTTTGATCACAATTTGAGTGCCACTAAGCTTTTCTCACAGAAGGTGGAGAATGAGAGAAGGCGTGCAAATGTTTGA